aaatacaaataaaacagaGGTTTCCCTTAATTCACTTTCTCCATAGAATTAAACCCGCACTCATTCGATCCCAAACCATCCTTCCATTAACAAGCCAACACATCGTATTAATAATATCACACAAACTCATTAAATCACTAGGTTGTCAACATATTAATCATGTGTtgcattttattaataaaacataaataactaGCATATAAAtaacactacaagaaatattACAGTTACATACAAATCTTTACATATGGATTCTAATCCTTATGTAATGCAGgtattacatacagattttgaaaaaggCATTACATACgaatattatatacgaatttttacCCACCGAAAATCCATATGTAAAGTTGGCACGTGGTGACGGGAAAATTACCTAAGGATAGGATCTGTATGTAATTGCTAGAATCTGTATGTAACTAGAAAAAAGTGTTAGCTACTGATGTTACATACCGATTAGGaaattaactttgtttttaaaaaaatggagtTAGTTCTGATTAATTGGAAGCCAACCTCGAACCATATTCACTCTCACTATCTTCTCTTGAACCATCGCACTTACCTCTCTCGAACCCTCGCACTTACGTCACTTGAACCTTCTCCTTAACTCTTTAGAGCCCTCTTCACTCTCACTGTCCATGTTCTTTTTctgtttgatattaatttttttttgtttgtgtgtttacTGGCTGGTTTATTTTCTCTAGATGTTATACTTCATCAAGAACACCTCAAGAGTGATCTAAAGACTCCAATTAAGTGCCTAGAAGTGGTCCAAAAGCTACTATACATATGCTACAATCAGAATCTTCCAACATAAGCAACAAGCATGTCTTGGAAGTCTTCAACAAGTAAGCTTCTAAATTCTCATATGTTTACTTTTCCAACTATTATTTCTTATCTGGGATGATCTTTATTGTGTCTTTATTCTATATTTATCCTTTGATTTGAGTCATATGTGATTCCTCTTTAGGACTTTTCGAGAATTTTTTTCCTGAATTGTACTTACTAGAGTCATTTGCATAATTGCTTTTGTATGCTGAATTAAGATGCATCACCTTAGGATTTAAGTGTGTATGTTTTGCTTGTATGTTCTGTACTAGTAGAGGCATTAAACAAACCAAATTTCAGCTTTGACCAAACGCACATAATCAAATTATCCATGCTTGGCCGAGACTAGCTAGATGCAAAATTACATGATCCAAAAACCAAATATGTTTTCATTGAGTTGCTTGGTCTAGCTAAGTATCTTCTCCactatttttgtgtgttttacaTCATAATTTGAGTGTCTATTATCATCATTTTACAGAACATATAGGTTTGAAGCATGCCAAATTATTTTTACTCAGTTTTAGATCTTTCTCTTTATAGAGTTTTTGGTGTGATTGcctctttttttttgtgtattctTTTGTTGCAGTATTTTCATATGTGCCTTTGTTTTGATTCCTTTATTTTCCttattgttttttctcttttagtaCTTTAGTTTGCTTCCATTTTTTGTGCCAATTTTTCTTGCTTTACTAGGCTCCTTTTACATCATTATCTAGTAGTTTTCACTTGAGTTTTTGGCATCTTGAAGTGTATGTCTCTTGTATTGTGTCCTTGTAAGTGTTTAAGGTTGATTGTACATCCTTTCGCTTGTCTTTTTCACCGATTAAGTACTCTAAAATCTGACTTTAAGAAACAATTTTATCTTGAGTGAAGTTTGCAAGTGATTTGGAGTTATCCTTCCCTTTCTTTTGCTAAAAACTGAGAGCAAACACTAAGGagagtgttgttttttttatatgttttagttATTGGTCTAAcctttttgtttgagttttgaTGTTGTTTTGTGTAGTAAATATGTCTACAGGTTCAAGGTACTCTTCCTCCAAGGTAGATAGCACTAATGGAAGCACATCTAGTAAATTGGACATGAAGAAAGCCTTTAAGCAAATCCAAAAGTAAATTGATACCCTCACAAACAAGATGGATAAGGCGTTCAAGTTGAAGGGCCAACAAGAAGAGCACAAGCTTTTATTTCATACGCTTAGAATGTCCAAGAAAGCACCATGAGGACCATCCTTATGAAAATCCAATGATGCCTCTTCCCAAGCTCAAATTGTCTTCTTTTCATGGAGAAAAAGACCTTGGCATTTGTTTAGATTGGATAGTTAATGTAGAtaatctttttgctttcttAATATAAATGAAGTATTTCATGTAAAGTTAACTTGTTTAACTTTAGAGGGATATATCAAACATTGATTAAGTAGGAGAAACTTGATCACCATGGGCTCTTCTACGAGTACATAGAAATTTTTAAGGACATTATAATCCAATGTTTCATACCTCTTTACTAATTTTGGGACCTCTTGATTAAATTCTAACAgtttaattaagataaatgaAGTATGAAAAAATATGCTTGTAAGGAACactaatattaacaaaaatgaactaacaaaaataacacaatttattagttcacataatataaacatctaaaatataattgaatttcaaataaaactatttaaaaatccTTCGAtccaagaaagataaaaaatgtaCATTAAATTGGAATtaggtatataaaaaaaatataaaaatataattgataaaacaAATTTCTCCCATTTACTTAAATAATTCGTAACATGAattacatcaaataaaaaaaaagttaatatttttataatttttctctattgttataatctaatattttaatattattagttgttattaatttattgtaataatgTAAAGCAAGATTCCATAAAgcttttatgtttctttttagtCTAAAAgacaaagataaaaatatacacATATTCTTGAAGAAATATTTCTATCCCTGTACAATCTTTATTTGTTTAGAGAAACAAGCAgcatttgtgttgtttttaaatgtttattataaagTACAAGAAAATTAGCATAAGAGGGTAATTTGAACTTGACACGCCAGAAAGGTAAAACGCGACGACGTAAGAACGCCATGGGTGTTTGTTAAAATGGTGACGCGGAAAGCAAATCTCTATTCATCCTGATGTGGGCCTCTCATAGATTTGGCATTTCTTAGTGAATAAAACAACCAAGACCGAATTGATCCATTCATGACCGTGAATTCGTGCTTCCAATTTTACCCACAACAAACCACTACCACCATATCCGCCATCGTACACCATCACCCACCCGTAACTAATCGAACCAGCACTCAACAAAAACCACCACCCTTCACTGTTGCCGCCTTCAAAGCTGTCAACTTTCGAATTTCGGAACTCAAATTTACTCGGTCCGCTTACTGGGTCGTCTCCGAGCTATGCGTGGAGCTgagggtggtggtggtggtggtttcGCCGTCAGAGGCGGTAACATCTACTGGGGAAGAAAAGAGGAAACTGGTTTCAGAGGAATCGTGGTAATCTTCTCTTGGGTTTCTGTTCCACAGACCCTTTTACGAGAATTCGTTGATCTGTGTTCCTCTTTCGGGTGGAATTCCCTCGTTTGTGCTGCCAATTATCTCTCAGCGtaagtttttctgtttttgcaatttcttttctttattgtttttcaacGTCGTTATTTCATTCATTTGTAGCTTCTAGACCATTATATTTTCTCTCCATTTTGTTTGTTGCTTGTTAACTGCTTTGATCAACCAGATGAAATTAATGGATCagcaatttaataaaattggaGGGCTAGGTTTTAGACGAGGATGAATTGCTGTAAAAATCAGAGCTTTCTAACCATATTTCTTAATCCTGGTGCCACTTTATTACATTTGGGACAGAATAGTTCTTTTTTTTGGGCTCATTTTTCGCTAAGAGGCAAACAGGCACAGGCATGCGCGAGAGAGGACTGTTTTGTATGTTGCATGTCACGTTTGCCTAACCCTATGGGATTATAATTGAAGAAGTTTGGCTTGGAAAATGCTTTACCCGTGAAAGTAGCAGAATGCTGTTTAATGTCACATTCGATTGCACGTTGGCTGGCGCCTTAGTATTAGGTTTGCACCTTCCATTAGTTATTTGTCTCCAACTGGTGAAGaagtaagaatgaaaatattaatggaGTTTACATATGGTTGTTGGAAACTATATGGCATGCTTTGTCAACTTTAATCAGATCCCAGAGGGGACCATGTGTTAGGAAgatggaataaaaaaattactctttATACTGGTGGGAGGAAATATATGGCTACTGGCTAGCTTACACAGACTTGTGAATTTAAGAATATGGGTGGGTTGGAGTGGTTTAGTTACTGTTTACTCACTTAATTCATACCATAATTTAATGTTGGATCAAGTCAGGCACCTGAGGACTTACCTGCATGTCATTAGGAAGGTTTGCGCTTCCTTCTTGATGCATTGGGAATGGGCATATATGTTCTCTACATCTTACATGTGTTGGGAACCTTTAATTCTGTCGAAGTGTTCTGTGACAAAGTTCTAAATTCTGATAGTTTTTAAGCATTGGAAAAGGACAAGGGAAGTTCTACTTCCTGCTAGATTAACACGATTTCAAAATCCAGTGACAATATATTAAATGGATTTGTATGTGCTTGGTGTTGTATTACCCTAAGACCCTGTTTGGATGAACTTTTCTATAAGCATATaagagaaaagaataagaagTTAAAATGATTGTCCTTCTCCCATAAGCTAAAATTGTCTTGTGCACTTCACTTCTGTTGAAGTTCCCTAAATTAACTTTACAAAACCCGAAGTGCATAAATTGATTTTACCTAATAGCAGAAGCGCAATTCATTTTacctatttattttcttcttctaagtTAAGTACTTATGGAAAAGTTTATTGAAACAGGGTTTAAATCCTTCTGTCAAAAACTTAAGTTCCATGCTCAAGTTGTAACCACCTAAGTATCTGCTGAAGCCTACTATTTTGTATATGCATTTTGTTGGTCACAGACGACCACCTTATTTGATTTATACTCTTTAATTTATTGGTTGGTGGTACTGACGGaatttttatatcttatatttcCTCTCATGCAGTTTCCATGATGAAAGTGCCATGCCATTGGCATTTTGTGTTCTTGATGAACTAATTAAGGTTAGTTTTAGAATTTGGATAGCATGCTAAGATTTATATTAATGCTCTTATGgaaatttcaaaatctctttaatgcCATGCTACCTTTGCATTGTGTTGTAGTGTAGATGCTCAGTGTAATAATTGATTTGTACTATGCAGGAGCTTCGAACTAGGTCATGTCCTGTTGTATTTGCTTCTTTTTCCGCTGGATCCAAAGCCTGTCTGTATAAAGTGTTTCAGGTAATTTTAGTCATCCAATCTTATGTTTGACATGgagaatattataatttaaagttgTATCCGTTTTAAGTGGAGATGTGCATTGTAATAGCTTTCTGTATAAATGCAGCTCATTGATGGAAGATGTGAAACTGCGCTCAACTTGGTAATGCACTTTTGTAGATGGTTTTGTGCTTTGTGAAATTGTGATCCTGAAATTATTGATTGttgatttattgatttatttgttgtAGCCTAACTACCAACTACTTAGGAACTGCCTCTCTGGACAAATTTATGATTCTGGTCCAATAGATGTTACAAGTGATTTTGGCTTCCGCTTTGCATTACACCCCTCCATTGCAAAGGTGCCTGGACCATCAAAACTTGTTTCTTGGGTAGCAAAATCTGTTACCTCCGGATTGGATGCATTATACCTAACTAGATTTGAATCCCAAGCGGCTGAGCATTGGCAGGCTTTATATTCTTCTGTTGTAAGTTCTATATTGACCACCTGGAATCcttttagttttcttatttgaaacctgatttcattttttttttctttagaattttggAGCTCCATTTCTCCTTTTATGTTCTGAGAATGATGACCTTTTGCGATACCAAAATATCTGTGATTTTACCCAACGACTACGCAACCTCAATGGTGATGTCAACCTTGTAAATTTCAGCAGCTCCTCTCACCTTGGTTCGTCTGAGACTGATTTTCAACTACATTGTGACTAACTTGAACCAGTTTAACCTAaacatttcattattattattattaatttgtttcaGGTCATTACAAACACCATCCAATTCAATATAGAATAGCTGTGAATAATTTATTAGAGAAGGCTGTTACAATATATTCACAGAAAGTGATGCTAGAAAGAGAAAGAACTGGTATGGATGGTACACAGGATGAGATATCAGAGTTAATCTGTGACCTGCAGAAGGTGGCgatcaattcaaataaaagcCTTAGAAGAGTTGCAGTTGGACCAACTGACCACTTTTTTTTGCCTAGTTCAGCAGGGCATTACAGTGATAGAGAATTTGGGACTCCATATGATGAACAGAAAGAAAAGCCTGTTTGTCTGCCTAGTTTCCCAAGCATCAGTGCTCACAGTGTCCTTGGCCAATTTCTTTTCGATGTCTGTGTTCCTAAGAATGTTGAGGGCTGGGATGTGAAATTTTCTTCAGCTCCTAGGCATTCACTTTTCAGAGGCACCAAGCGCATTGGTCGGTCCAGATTATGAAATTGTTCTAATATCTGACCTGGGAAATACTTTGTGataaacatgtttgaaacatCAGCAATTTCCCTTGACAATACAGGAagatatgatagattttgaTGCAATGCTTGGCTATTGTTGTGTCTGGCTGTGGAACTGTTGTGGTTGAAATGATTCTACATTTAATTCCTTGGCTCGTACGAGAAAATGGTGGGCTTAGAAATGAACACATGCCTGTTGTATCAGAAAGGAGAGCTTCTGATGGTCCAAAACTGGTTGATGCTTGGCTATGGTAACTACTACTCATTAGGTAATTGTATTTGCATTTAATGAGATAAAATTGTACTCACGTATATATAGTTAGAGCATGTAAGTAGATGtgcataatatatttttaagggAATAAAAAGTCTCTTGCTAGAGCGTGGAAGAAACTTGTAAATTAGACATGTCTAGCAATGTGCAAAAATGttattatacttgttttgcTAGCAGAATAATTTCATCTTCTGGACTGAATATTTTACTGAATTAGCTGGTACTAGAGGAAtatgttctgtttttttttttttaaccatcAAGGAATTTGTCAAACAACTCATAAGTTTGCTCGAAAACTATTCCTGAAATCGGCAACGTCAAAAGAAAACTTGTCCAAAGTCAGTAACATCAAAAGCGAAAACTTGCCCAAAGTCGGTAACATCAAAAGCAAAGCTTGCTCGAAGTCAGCAACACTAAAGTGACACTTGCCCGAAGTCGACAGTCTCAAAGCAAAGTCTACCCAAAGACAGCAGCATAAgagtaaaatttgtttgaagTCAGCAACACCAAAACAAAGTCTACTTAAAAAAGATCCCACCAAGCAGAATCTACCTACAATTACCAACACTTGTCAGAAGGACTATTCTCAATGAGTTCCACTAGATAAGTCACTCAAGGAGCTCGgtcaaatgaaaaaattatttaagagcTTAGCTAGATAAGCTAGTTAAGAAGCTTAGTTAAATGGTTAATATATTTAAGGGCTTGTCTAGATTAGCCACTAAAGGAGTTCAACAATATAGTTAGATTATTTAAGAGCTCGATTAGATTAGCCACCGTAGTAGCTTGGTCAAATAGCCAGACTATTTAAGAGCTCGACTAGATTAATCACTAAATGAGTTCAGTCAAATGGCCAGATTATTTAAGAGCTCGATTGAATTAGTCACTAAATCAGCTcgattgaatgaaaaaaattttaagAGCTCGATTGGATTAGCCACTAAATGAACTCGATCGAATA
This genomic stretch from Vigna radiata var. radiata cultivar VC1973A chromosome 7, Vradiata_ver6, whole genome shotgun sequence harbors:
- the LOC106765638 gene encoding uncharacterized protein LOC106765638, which translates into the protein MRGAEGGGGGGFAVRGGNIYWGRKEETGFRGIVVIFSWVSVPQTLLREFVDLCSSFGWNSLVCAANYLSAFHDESAMPLAFCVLDELIKELRTRSCPVVFASFSAGSKACLYKVFQLIDGRCETALNLPNYQLLRNCLSGQIYDSGPIDVTSDFGFRFALHPSIAKVPGPSKLVSWVAKSVTSGLDALYLTRFESQAAEHWQALYSSVNFGAPFLLLCSENDDLLRYQNICDFTQRLRNLNGDVNLVNFSSSSHLGHYKHHPIQYRIAVNNLLEKAVTIYSQKVMLERERTGMDGTQDEISELICDLQKVAINSNKSLRRVAVGPTDHFFLPSSAGHYSDREFGTPYDEQKEKPVCLPSFPSISAHSVLGQFLFDVCVPKNVEGWDVKFSSAPRHSLFRGTKRIGRSRL